From a single Silene latifolia isolate original U9 population chromosome 6, ASM4854445v1, whole genome shotgun sequence genomic region:
- the LOC141587845 gene encoding putative F-box protein At5g47300, whose protein sequence is MLEGSGRYGKKGCSLAVRHADALRKTHHILKSTERYYLLGSCNELLLTLDHIDTRYRQNLMLWNPCIRKWLRIPPSPMSFRAVVYLFGFASCSKDYKVIETSFGQDGGSMSIAVYTLSDQQWSLRNNGLNMSFSYYKRLFWQNCSPKTGFIFQGAAHWISDYPNGDGNPAGSSTHLVSLDFDLEKFTYLELPFASDDIGAVRFPFRLRESLAVFCISSVKSSIWELKEVWTQRFSGLSSGDGFSLFSSSPRLPLFFYESDDGGCFVYGKKSYNIVSCQVHELGKSVSRYVDMQMYREGLVLCKGYGAKDLESCS, encoded by the coding sequence ATGCTCGAGGGGTCGGGTCGGTATGGGAAGAAAGGATGTTCGTTGGCAGTTCGTCACGCTGACgctcttcgaaaaacccatcaCATTTTGAAGAGTACAGAAAGGTATTATCTACTAGGGAGCTGTAATGAGTTGTTGTTAACTTTAGACCATATTGATACTCGTTATCGACAAAATTTGATGCTATGGAACCCTTGTATTAGAAAGTGGTTGCGAATTCCTCCTTCTCCAATGTCCTTTCGTGCAGTTGTCTATTTATTTGGTTTTGCGTCTTGTAGTAAGGATTATAAAGTCATTGAGACATCGTTTGGACAAGATGGTGGAAGTATGAGCATTGCGGTTTATACTCTCAGTGATCAACAATGGTCTCTCAGAAATAATGGCCTCAATATGTCTTTTTCGTACTATAAGCGTTTGTTTTGGCAAAACTGTAGTCCCAAAACGGGTTTTATCTTTCAAGGAGCAGCACATTGGATCAGTGATTACCCGAATGGGGATGGTAACCCTGCTGGTAGTTCAACTCATTTAGTGTCTCTTGACTTTGACTTGGAAAAATTCACTTACTTGGAACTGCCATTTGCTTCGGACGATATTGGAGCTGTAAGGTTTCCTTTTCGTCTTAGGGAGTCACTAGCGGTTTTCTGTATTTCTTCTGTAAAATCCAGCATATGGGAGCTGAAAGAGGTGTGGACCCAACGGTTTTCAGGTCTTTCTAGTGGTGACGGTTTTAGTTTATTCAGCTCTAGTCCTCGTTTGCCGTTATTCTTCTATGAGAGTGATGATggtggttgttttgtttatggGAAGAAGTCATATAACATTGTTAGCTGTCAAGTGCATGAGCTTGGAAAATCTGTAAGTCGCTATGTGGATATGCAAATGTATAGAGAGGGCTTGGTGTTGTGCAAAGGATACGGAGCTAAAGATCTAGAGTCATGCTCTTGA
- the LOC141587846 gene encoding F-box/kelch-repeat protein At3g23880-like, giving the protein MKLRKKAKSSSSNSFCFSESMYIPLELLTQILAYLPVKSLVRFRSVCKSWCSIIDHPDFVHMQLLLCRSNNNNKYDSGKLLSLECSGYPDYDGCWMALRKVHTLRKVCHVFKRSEGYDIKGICKSLVLICSQQFRPNGLRICNPSIRKSLLLPPCPLLPSQVYMTAFVFGFVPRSKDFKVIAILYKYFCCARRPELPVAVYTLSDQQWTVRKNGLNMDVLTFSGMFKSHYFLPNPYYYDGAVYWLGNDPSVDSSDDLCSEPTHLVSLDLDTENFEFLELPIIAIDETQTTSLVFLLGESLAVFSISSVRSAIWVLKRENNKREWSQWFSGPSSVDGCNLFGQKGSREIARLLYYEGDGGYFVYGNESYNIATCKVGKRRKFLSHGAELETYSESLVLCKGYGAEDMASSPF; this is encoded by the coding sequence ATGAAGCTTAGAAAGAAGGCcaaatcatcatcatcaaattcattctgTTTCTCCGAATCCATGTACATACCACTCGAATTACTGACGCAAATTCTCGCATATTTGCCCGTGAAAAGCCTAGTAAGATTCAGGAGCGTATGCAAATCTTGGTGCTCGATTATTGATCACCCTGATTTCGTTCACATGCAACTTCTACTTTGCAgaagtaacaacaacaacaaatatgatTCGGGTAAATTATTATCCCTCGAGTGTTCGGGATACCCTGATTATGATGGATGTTGGATGGCACTTCGTAAGGTTCACACTCTTCGAAAAGTTTGTCATGTATTTAAGCGTTCTGAAGGATACGATATCAAGGGAATATGTAAGTCGTTGGTTTTAATCTGTTCTCAACAATTCAGGCCAAATGGACTGAGAATTTGTAACCCAAGTATTAGAAAATCATTGCTACTTCCGCCTTGCCCTCTTCTTCCTTCACAAGTGTACATGACTGCGTTTGTATTTGGATTTGTGCCTCGCTCTAAAGATTTTAAAGTCATAGCaattttatataaatatttttgTTGTGCGAGGCGTCCAGAACTGCCTGTTGCAGTTTATACACTTAGTGATCAACAATGGACTGTGAGGAAGAATGGGTTGAATATGGATGTTCTAACTTTTAGTGGTATGTTTAAGTCCCATTATTTTTTACCAAATCCATATTATTATGACGGAGCAGTTTACTGGCTTGGAAATGATCCAAGTGTGGATAGTAGTGATGACTTGTGTAGTGAACCAACTCATCTTGTTTCCCTTGATTTGGACACGGAAAATTTCGAGTTTTTGGAACTACCAATAATTGCAATAGATGAAACACAAACAACAAGCCTTGTGTTTCTTTTAGGGGAGTCGCTGGCGGTTTTCAGTATTTCTTCTGTACGTTCTGCAATCTGGGTACTGAAGCGAGAGAACAACAAGAGGGAGTGGAGTCAATGGTTTTCAGGACCTTCAAGTGTTGATGGTTGCAATTTATTCGGCCAAAAAGGTTCAAGAGAAATAGCAAGGCTATTGTATTACGAGGGTGATGGCGGTTATTTTGTTTATGGAAACGAGTCCTATAATATTGCCACTTGCAAAGTAGGAAAGCGTAGAAAATTTTTGAGTCATGGTGCAGAATTGGAAACGTATTCAGAGAGTTTGGTATTATGCAAAGGATATGGAGCTGAGGATATGGCATCTTCTCCATTTTGA